A part of Hippea maritima DSM 10411 genomic DNA contains:
- a CDS encoding ferritin: MISKRMEEALNNQINEELYSAYLYLSMSAWFDSIGLKGFANWMMVQYKEETDHAMKLFNYLARQGAKIELKAIAEPPKEWKSPLHAMEETLKHEQHITKCINELVDLAEKLKDRATYNMLQWFVDEQVEEEENDRDIIDKLKLVEDSKHGILLVDKELAQRQYTPEV, encoded by the coding sequence ATGATTTCTAAAAGGATGGAGGAAGCGCTGAACAATCAAATAAATGAGGAGTTGTATTCCGCTTATCTGTATCTGTCCATGTCTGCGTGGTTTGATTCTATTGGACTGAAGGGTTTTGCCAACTGGATGATGGTACAATACAAGGAGGAGACAGATCACGCTATGAAATTATTTAATTATTTAGCAAGACAAGGTGCAAAGATAGAGCTTAAGGCAATTGCTGAACCACCTAAGGAGTGGAAGTCCCCTCTTCATGCAATGGAGGAAACCCTGAAGCATGAGCAGCATATAACTAAATGCATCAACGAACTTGTTGATTTGGCTGAAAAACTGAAGGATAGGGCAACATACAATATGTTACAATGGTTCGTCGATGAGCAGGTTGAGGAAGAGGAGAACGATAGGGATATAATCGATAAACTCAAACTTGTTGAGGATAGCAAACACGGGATTTTGCTTGTGGATAAAGAGTTGGCCCAAAGGCAGTATACACCCGAGGTGTAA
- a CDS encoding desulfoferrodoxin codes for MTQKLQVWKCDVCGNIVEVIHEGADALVCCGQPMKLLEEQTADSSTEKHVPFIAREGNAYVVKVGENQAHPMEEKHYIEWIELIVDGVVYRKFLKPGDAPEARFEVLEGKEVSARELCNIHGLWAKK; via the coding sequence ATGACGCAGAAGTTACAGGTATGGAAGTGTGATGTTTGTGGCAATATTGTCGAGGTAATTCATGAAGGTGCTGATGCATTGGTGTGCTGCGGTCAGCCTATGAAACTTTTAGAGGAACAGACAGCCGACTCATCCACAGAGAAGCATGTTCCTTTTATCGCAAGAGAGGGAAATGCTTATGTGGTTAAGGTCGGCGAGAATCAAGCTCATCCTATGGAGGAGAAGCACTATATAGAATGGATTGAGCTCATAGTAGATGGCGTTGTTTACAGGAAGTTTTTAAAACCTGGAGATGCGCCTGAAGCAAGATTTGAAGTTCTTGAGGGTAAAGAGGTTTCTGCAAGGGAGCTTTGCAACATCCACGGTTTGTGGGCAAAGAAATAG